Proteins encoded together in one Maricaulis maris window:
- the pyrC gene encoding dihydroorotase, which yields MTDATPHPTAAAEISAVDRLVLRRPDDWHVHLRDGAMLSSVVNFTARQFARAIVMPNLAPPVTTVAAADAYRQRILDAVEPGLDFTPLMTCYLTDTIDAAEIERGFADQVFTACKLYPANATTNSDHGVTDIKHIHGVLETMQRIGMPLLLHGEVTDRHVDIFDREAVFIERILKGLIADFPELKIVFEHITSADAVAFVEAGGPTLAATITPHHLEFNRNAMFEGGIRPHFYCLPVAKREQHRLALRRAATSGSAKFFLGTDSAPHPIGAKEAACGCAGVFNAPHAIESYAKTFEEENALDRLEGFASEHGPRFYGLPLNTDQIVLERNPQPVPARIEANGAMISPFHAGETLAWRIAGAGAN from the coding sequence ATGACCGACGCAACGCCGCATCCGACCGCCGCAGCCGAAATCAGCGCCGTCGACCGGCTTGTCCTGCGCCGACCGGATGACTGGCATGTCCACCTGCGGGACGGGGCGATGCTGTCCTCGGTGGTGAATTTCACAGCGCGGCAGTTTGCCCGCGCCATCGTCATGCCGAACCTCGCCCCGCCGGTCACCACCGTCGCCGCAGCAGACGCCTATCGACAGCGTATCCTGGACGCCGTCGAGCCCGGCCTCGATTTCACGCCACTTATGACCTGCTATCTGACGGACACGATCGACGCGGCCGAGATCGAGCGAGGCTTTGCCGACCAGGTGTTCACCGCCTGCAAGCTCTACCCGGCCAATGCGACCACCAATTCCGATCATGGCGTCACCGACATCAAGCATATCCATGGTGTGCTGGAGACCATGCAACGGATCGGCATGCCACTCCTGCTGCATGGCGAGGTCACCGATCGCCATGTCGACATCTTTGACCGCGAGGCGGTCTTCATCGAGCGGATCCTCAAAGGGCTGATCGCCGACTTCCCCGAGCTCAAGATCGTCTTCGAACATATCACCTCGGCCGACGCGGTCGCCTTCGTCGAGGCCGGTGGTCCGACGCTGGCGGCGACAATCACGCCGCATCACCTCGAATTCAACCGCAATGCCATGTTCGAGGGCGGCATTCGCCCGCATTTCTACTGCCTGCCGGTGGCCAAGCGGGAACAGCACCGTCTGGCCCTGCGCCGCGCCGCAACGTCCGGATCGGCCAAGTTTTTCCTTGGCACGGACTCAGCGCCCCACCCCATCGGAGCCAAGGAAGCCGCCTGCGGCTGCGCCGGCGTTTTCAATGCTCCCCACGCGATCGAGAGCTACGCCAAGACCTTTGAAGAAGAAAACGCACTCGATCGCCTCGAGGGTTTCGCCTCCGAACATGGTCCGCGCTTTTACGGCCTGCCGCTGAATACCGACCAGATCGTCCTGGAACGCAACCCGCAGCCCGTGCCGGCGCGCATCGAGGCCAACGGCGCCATGATCAGCCCCTTCCACGCCGGCGAGACGCTCGCCTGGCGGATCGCCGGAGCGGGCGCGAACTAA